The Planococcus donghaensis genome contains a region encoding:
- a CDS encoding MFS transporter produces the protein MRIFIYLIIFFSFFDLFAQLPIISPYAVSLGASPFIAGLAVGMYSLSNTFGNIISGIFSDRKGPFAILVIGLLSTSVTLFSYSLIDDPYSLLAVRFLHGLAAGLTVPAAFTYLANRTSSDKRGKESAVSGAFIGLAAILGPAYGAIYTSRNSVPDTMLLTGILLFSIGIAAFLLLRQTLIKKGNTPKHPSSLLDILKNTGLLRSFSGAFFLMFSQGVLAYMLPLKVNALDLDSQLSGLLLSAFGISAILVFLLPVNRIFDLVKPIYTLIAGFTVMGTSLFYISSVSTEPLLYIGMCTYGIGFALLFPSINSILIDSTNITSRGRSYGYFYAFFSAGVVVGSGITGALALNPNQGFIVSGSLLLMAAITNGLTFKK, from the coding sequence TTGCGTATTTTTATTTACCTTATTATCTTTTTTTCTTTCTTCGACTTGTTTGCTCAACTTCCCATCATAAGTCCTTACGCGGTATCGTTAGGCGCAAGTCCTTTTATCGCTGGATTAGCAGTCGGCATGTATTCGTTATCTAATACTTTCGGAAATATTATTTCTGGAATTTTCTCAGATCGCAAAGGACCATTTGCCATTTTAGTAATTGGCTTATTGTCCACAAGTGTTACGCTATTTAGCTATTCGTTAATCGATGATCCCTATAGTTTGTTAGCGGTGCGATTTCTTCACGGCCTTGCAGCTGGATTAACAGTTCCGGCCGCTTTCACCTACTTAGCTAACCGAACAAGTTCGGACAAGCGTGGGAAAGAATCTGCAGTATCCGGCGCATTTATTGGTTTAGCAGCCATTCTCGGTCCTGCGTATGGCGCCATTTATACAAGCCGTAATAGTGTTCCAGATACCATGTTGTTAACCGGAATCCTACTTTTCTCTATTGGTATCGCTGCATTCTTATTATTGCGTCAAACGCTTATAAAAAAGGGAAACACACCTAAACATCCCTCTTCTCTATTAGATATTTTGAAAAATACTGGCTTACTCCGTTCTTTTTCAGGTGCTTTTTTCTTGATGTTCTCACAAGGGGTTTTGGCTTACATGCTTCCTCTTAAAGTTAATGCGCTCGATTTAGACTCTCAACTCAGTGGTTTATTGTTAAGTGCCTTTGGAATTTCTGCTATATTGGTATTCTTACTTCCTGTTAATCGAATTTTTGACCTTGTTAAACCGATTTACACATTAATCGCAGGATTTACGGTCATGGGCACTTCCTTGTTTTACATAAGCTCCGTATCAACTGAACCTTTACTCTATATCGGCATGTGTACCTATGGCATAGGCTTTGCTTTATTATTCCCTTCTATCAATTCTATTTTGATTGATTCGACTAATATCACTTCCCGCGGACGATCTTACGGTTATTTTTATGCGTTTTTCTCTGCAGGTGTGGTGGTTGGTTCTGGTATCACTGGCGCTCTAGCATTAAATCCAAATCAAGGATTTATTGTTAGTGGTTCCTTATTGCTTATGGCCGCTATTACAAATGGACTGACTTTCAAAAAATAA
- a CDS encoding S1 RNA-binding domain-containing protein, protein MALHPGLKATLQVKDRSTSQWILSDGSGDEVMMNASEIEEGQEIGEEIEVFLYRNRQGGVSATPMIPHILPSEYGWAKVLKVSQREGAVVDIGTTREVYLLPADLPQILELWPKQGDHIFMTLRTDRHGDLYGRLATEEKVLELMAPAPETLFNQNVQARAYRLLPVGTFMLSVPEMHRIFVHETERSEEPRLGEEKTVRIIGVKDDGTLNGSLLPRKQERLADDAEEIMRYLEESGGKMPFTDKSSPDEIQEIFGMSKAAFKRALGKLYKNRQIIQEEGWTKSTK, encoded by the coding sequence ATGGCTTTACACCCAGGGTTAAAAGCAACATTACAAGTAAAAGATCGTTCAACGTCACAATGGATCTTATCAGATGGTTCAGGCGATGAAGTAATGATGAATGCATCAGAAATAGAAGAAGGTCAGGAGATTGGAGAGGAAATTGAAGTTTTTCTTTACCGCAATCGCCAAGGGGGCGTTTCGGCAACACCAATGATTCCACATATTTTGCCAAGTGAATATGGCTGGGCAAAAGTCTTGAAAGTATCACAGCGTGAAGGAGCGGTAGTCGATATCGGTACAACACGCGAAGTTTATTTATTACCAGCAGATCTTCCGCAAATTTTGGAATTGTGGCCAAAACAAGGTGACCATATCTTTATGACGCTTCGTACAGATCGCCACGGTGATTTATATGGACGTTTAGCTACAGAAGAAAAGGTGTTGGAATTGATGGCGCCAGCTCCAGAAACTCTTTTCAACCAAAATGTACAAGCGCGTGCTTATCGTCTATTGCCGGTTGGGACATTTATGTTGTCAGTACCAGAGATGCACCGAATCTTTGTCCATGAAACAGAGCGGAGTGAAGAACCACGCTTAGGAGAAGAAAAAACAGTACGCATTATCGGCGTAAAAGATGATGGTACATTGAACGGTTCGTTACTTCCTAGAAAACAAGAACGGTTAGCAGACGATGCCGAAGAAATTATGCGTTATTTAGAAGAGTCAGGCGGAAAAATGCCATTTACGGATAAATCTTCACCAGACGAAATCCAAGAAATTTTCGGTATGAGTAAAGCTGCTTTTAAACGAGCACTCGGTAAGTTGTACAAAAACCGTCAAATCATCCAAGAAGAAGGATGGACAAAGTCGACGAAGTAA
- a CDS encoding GNAT family N-acetyltransferase, which yields MEWKICQFDDLSARQLYDVLKLRVDVFVVEQNCPYPELDGLDQQSVHLVCREKEDVLAYARLVPAGAKYEVPSIGRVIVHKDARGRGLAKELLERSIEYISTEWHAEAIKLQGQVYLQEFYESFGFQPISESYDEDGIPHVDMKRTRVEM from the coding sequence ATGGAGTGGAAGATTTGTCAATTTGACGATTTAAGCGCAAGACAATTATACGACGTGCTTAAGTTGCGTGTTGATGTGTTTGTAGTGGAGCAAAACTGCCCCTACCCAGAGTTGGATGGTTTGGATCAGCAGTCGGTTCACCTTGTGTGTAGAGAAAAGGAAGATGTGTTAGCCTATGCTCGTTTAGTGCCAGCTGGTGCCAAATATGAAGTACCTTCTATAGGTCGCGTTATTGTACATAAAGATGCCAGAGGACGTGGTTTGGCAAAAGAGTTGCTAGAGCGCAGCATTGAATACATTTCAACTGAATGGCATGCTGAGGCGATTAAACTGCAAGGGCAAGTTTATTTGCAGGAGTTCTACGAATCTTTTGGATTCCAGCCAATATCAGAAAGCTATGACGAAGACGGCATTCCTCACGTAGACATGAAACGAACTCGTGTGGAAATGTAA
- a CDS encoding diacylglycerol/lipid kinase family protein, protein MKKAMFILNPSSGKERASEYRGQVEETLASMGYEVDTRETEKEKDATNFAREACEKEYDFIVAMGGDGTINEAVSGIAEQPHEPLFSLIPLGTVNDFARALGISLDPPEAIEALKTGHEKRVDIAKVGDHYFMNILAIGDVAESTYDVDPEKKTKLGALAYFIEGVKAISADTETYFEVEHDHGTWSGEAKLILVALTNSVGGFEKLAPEALTDDGLLHLYIVKNAALPGFVRIATSVIRGKLEEDPAVEVVQTTKVAIKTNEPLSSNIDGDEGCTTPFVIDILPRHIRALIPPDKDE, encoded by the coding sequence ATGAAAAAAGCCATGTTTATATTAAATCCATCGTCGGGAAAAGAACGTGCTTCTGAGTACCGTGGACAAGTAGAAGAAACGCTTGCCTCAATGGGATACGAAGTAGATACAAGAGAAACAGAAAAAGAAAAAGATGCTACGAATTTCGCAAGAGAAGCTTGCGAAAAGGAATATGATTTCATCGTAGCAATGGGCGGCGATGGTACCATTAACGAAGCTGTCTCGGGAATAGCGGAACAGCCACATGAACCTTTGTTTTCATTAATCCCGCTGGGCACCGTTAATGATTTTGCGCGTGCTTTAGGAATTTCCTTAGATCCACCCGAAGCAATTGAAGCACTCAAAACAGGTCATGAGAAAAGAGTAGATATTGCTAAAGTTGGCGATCACTACTTTATGAATATATTAGCAATCGGAGATGTAGCAGAATCTACATACGACGTAGATCCTGAGAAAAAAACTAAATTAGGGGCGCTAGCTTACTTTATCGAAGGAGTAAAAGCAATCTCCGCTGATACGGAAACTTATTTTGAAGTCGAACATGATCATGGAACGTGGTCTGGTGAAGCAAAATTAATACTAGTTGCATTGACTAATTCAGTAGGCGGATTTGAAAAACTCGCACCAGAAGCTTTGACAGATGACGGGCTACTGCACCTTTATATCGTGAAAAATGCTGCGTTACCTGGATTTGTTCGTATTGCCACTTCTGTAATCAGGGGGAAATTGGAAGAGGACCCAGCTGTTGAAGTAGTTCAAACGACAAAGGTAGCTATTAAAACGAATGAACCGTTATCTAGTAACATTGATGGAGATGAAGGTTGTACAACTCCGTTTGTGATAGATATTTTACCCCGTCATATCCGTGCGCTCATTCCACCGGATAAAGACGAATAA
- a CDS encoding GNAT family N-acetyltransferase yields MIRTGTSADITSVQEIAKVSWNDTYAGIIPSTVQESFLDKSYSTPMMEMRLKRTIILLAEHEGEPVGFANFTKVDEDGDAELIAIYMKPEFQRSGYGKQLFTTGLSHLLNGNQLFVYVESENKKGRNFYEANGFQFLEEFEELFEGHPLQTAKYVYDLKAATL; encoded by the coding sequence ATGATTCGCACCGGTACATCCGCAGATATCACATCTGTTCAGGAAATTGCCAAAGTTAGTTGGAATGACACATACGCTGGAATCATTCCCTCAACAGTCCAAGAAAGTTTTCTAGATAAATCATATTCTACTCCTATGATGGAGATGCGTTTAAAGAGAACCATTATATTACTTGCAGAACACGAAGGAGAGCCTGTCGGGTTCGCCAATTTCACGAAAGTCGATGAAGACGGCGATGCTGAACTGATTGCTATTTACATGAAACCTGAATTTCAACGTTCTGGTTATGGCAAACAATTGTTCACGACTGGCTTAAGCCATTTACTTAATGGCAACCAGCTATTCGTTTATGTTGAAAGCGAAAATAAGAAAGGCCGTAACTTCTATGAAGCAAACGGCTTTCAGTTTTTAGAAGAATTCGAAGAATTATTCGAAGGACATCCTTTGCAAACTGCTAAATATGTTTACGATTTAAAAGCCGCTACCTTATAG
- a CDS encoding DUF1002 domain-containing protein: MKKIITVIALLFTLSVVLPSYSSANVGINEKFGLPIVVYGGNLSADEKASVAESLDVAGEVDVEEIEVTGQDLIKYIKDGDSRANMYSSAKITRKDEGAGLVIEIVTPDNITQVTTEMYANAMLTAGIENATVEVAAPKAVTGHSALVGIYKAYEVNGEALDPERTDVANDELTVATELVDGGVGDDEVSELLTEIKKQIAEKNPASREEVEQIVEEQLDKLQIELSPEDRQLLVDLMDRIRQLDIDFSKWSTQLEDLSKTIEDKITTIVNDEGFWASVKKFFKNIADTVSGWFN, from the coding sequence ATGAAAAAAATAATTACTGTTATAGCATTACTGTTTACACTATCAGTTGTACTACCTTCCTATAGTTCGGCAAATGTCGGCATCAATGAGAAGTTTGGTTTGCCAATCGTCGTTTACGGTGGCAATTTATCAGCTGATGAAAAAGCATCTGTAGCTGAGAGCTTAGATGTTGCAGGGGAAGTAGATGTAGAAGAAATTGAAGTAACGGGTCAAGATTTGATCAAGTACATTAAAGACGGTGATTCTCGTGCCAATATGTATTCATCAGCCAAAATCACACGTAAAGATGAAGGTGCGGGCTTGGTCATTGAAATCGTAACACCTGATAATATTACACAAGTAACAACAGAAATGTATGCCAATGCCATGTTGACTGCTGGCATTGAAAACGCAACAGTAGAAGTAGCGGCACCAAAAGCCGTTACAGGGCATTCAGCTCTGGTCGGAATTTATAAAGCTTACGAAGTAAATGGAGAAGCACTAGATCCAGAACGTACTGACGTAGCTAACGATGAATTGACAGTAGCTACGGAGCTTGTAGACGGTGGCGTTGGGGACGATGAAGTTAGCGAGTTGTTAACAGAAATTAAAAAGCAAATTGCTGAAAAAAATCCGGCTTCGCGTGAAGAAGTAGAACAAATTGTTGAAGAGCAATTAGATAAGCTTCAAATTGAGTTGAGTCCGGAGGATCGTCAGTTATTAGTGGATTTAATGGATCGCATTCGTCAACTAGATATCGATTTCTCAAAATGGTCTACACAACTGGAAGATTTGAGCAAAACCATTGAAGATAAAATCACTACGATCGTTAATGACGAAGGATTTTGGGCAAGTGTAAAAAAATTCTTTAAAAATATAGCGGATACAGTAAGTGGTTGGTTCAACTAA
- a CDS encoding ring-cleaving dioxygenase — MKLEGIHHVSAITANAVANHDFFTRILGLRLVKKTVNQDNPSSYHLFYADAVGTPGTDMTYFDIPMAGRTHPGVSSISNTAFRVKNVEALDYWVDRFDRFNVPHGKVEQRFNRSTLTFQDFEGSRLMLVVDDGSGIEYGIPWTKSGVPEEFAIVGLGPVRLTVRKGDKTAAVLTTIMGFEQIGEYPSTVEGQKDILVFSTGDGGPAGEIHLEERSDLPPERPGRGSVHHVAFRIKTDEDYHKWNEHLRSNGLMTSGEIDRYYFKAIYFREPNGILFELSTDGPGFATDESIDSLGNGLALPPFLEVKRSQIEASLKPLDTE, encoded by the coding sequence ATGAAGTTGGAAGGTATTCATCACGTTTCGGCGATAACAGCCAATGCTGTTGCCAACCATGATTTTTTTACTCGGATTCTTGGGTTGCGTTTAGTTAAAAAGACAGTCAATCAAGATAATCCTTCTTCTTATCACTTGTTTTATGCGGATGCTGTTGGGACGCCAGGTACGGATATGACGTATTTTGATATTCCTATGGCAGGACGTACTCATCCTGGTGTATCGAGTATTAGCAATACGGCATTTCGTGTGAAAAACGTTGAGGCATTAGATTATTGGGTAGACCGATTTGATCGATTTAACGTGCCTCACGGAAAAGTAGAGCAACGCTTCAATCGTTCGACTTTAACATTTCAAGATTTTGAAGGCTCTAGATTAATGTTAGTCGTTGACGATGGCAGTGGAATCGAATACGGCATTCCGTGGACAAAAAGTGGCGTGCCAGAAGAATTTGCGATTGTTGGATTAGGTCCTGTTCGATTAACGGTCCGAAAGGGCGATAAAACAGCAGCTGTCCTAACCACCATTATGGGATTTGAACAAATAGGAGAATATCCATCAACTGTAGAAGGTCAAAAAGATATTTTAGTCTTTTCAACAGGAGATGGCGGTCCTGCTGGCGAAATACATTTAGAAGAACGGTCGGACCTTCCGCCGGAACGTCCCGGAAGAGGAAGTGTCCATCATGTTGCGTTTCGCATCAAAACGGATGAAGACTATCACAAATGGAATGAGCATTTGCGGTCAAATGGTTTGATGACTTCAGGAGAAATTGACCGTTATTACTTTAAGGCTATATATTTTAGGGAACCTAATGGGATTCTCTTCGAATTATCGACAGATGGTCCAGGATTTGCAACTGATGAATCGATTGACAGTTTAGGAAATGGGCTTGCGTTACCGCCATTTCTAGAAGTTAAGCGGAGTCAAATCGAAGCGTCCTTAAAACCACTGGACACCGAGTAG
- a CDS encoding DUF4064 domain-containing protein has product MVQETVNRAGEKVLGIIGIVFNILAMALIGFAMASYSSTPEFRQSIEDAMRADPTMTNPEEVEMMMDMMSSGFNVMGWVMIAALALSTVLAIIAIVNLRKKGNASAAGVLFILAGLFAGLLSLTSILFYIAAIMCFVRKPRVQSKQNLRDDDFKYQEDEFHRKEDSFHNEHTTHKDDDTPYRPL; this is encoded by the coding sequence ATGGTTCAGGAGACCGTAAATAGAGCAGGGGAAAAAGTTCTTGGTATTATCGGAATCGTATTTAATATTTTAGCAATGGCATTAATTGGGTTTGCGATGGCAAGTTACTCCAGTACACCAGAATTCCGACAATCTATCGAAGATGCAATGAGAGCAGATCCAACTATGACAAACCCTGAAGAAGTAGAAATGATGATGGACATGATGTCTTCAGGTTTTAATGTTATGGGGTGGGTTATGATCGCAGCGTTAGCACTCAGCACAGTACTAGCAATTATTGCTATTGTAAATCTTCGTAAAAAAGGGAACGCATCTGCAGCAGGTGTTTTATTTATCTTGGCAGGTTTGTTTGCAGGGTTGTTATCATTAACGTCTATTCTATTTTATATAGCAGCTATTATGTGCTTTGTTCGCAAACCGCGAGTGCAAAGTAAACAGAACTTGCGTGATGATGATTTCAAGTATCAAGAAGATGAGTTCCACCGTAAAGAAGATTCGTTTCATAACGAACATACAACGCATAAAGACGATGACACACCTTATCGTCCGTTATAA
- a CDS encoding GNAT family N-acetyltransferase, translating to MDFKLVELGSDEFAYRLEDEGVMKGEIAWTQLADVMVIEHTFVDESLRHQGLAKKLLDQTASFAREHDYKVEPVCSYAVSAFDRYNDYDDIKI from the coding sequence ATGGATTTTAAATTAGTTGAATTAGGTAGTGATGAATTTGCTTATCGCCTTGAAGATGAAGGTGTAATGAAAGGTGAAATCGCTTGGACGCAATTGGCGGATGTGATGGTTATTGAGCATACGTTTGTTGACGAATCGCTTCGCCATCAAGGATTGGCTAAAAAACTTTTAGACCAAACCGCAAGCTTTGCTCGTGAACATGATTATAAGGTAGAACCTGTTTGTTCTTACGCAGTATCTGCTTTTGATCGTTACAACGACTATGACGATATTAAAATATAA
- a CDS encoding AraC family transcriptional regulator: MNIITAPTIQETISKIFMNETENLNQIDGLDKFFEVETQLMYEIHHLEKERAKETLRELIDMLSLRSEKNIIRSIRNYYIILSSVMARKLYEMRVPPKKAFAFNAACVELVDKHMNDSEFMFVADELIEFFVSIISERKQPSFGHQTVNKVVIYINDEVERDLSVEEIAKHFNISTSHLSRIFREHAGITLVEYLNVRRVEESQYYLRHSDKGISEISKQFHFCNQSYFTRIFKKYTEVTPKQFRDSQHIPYFRYTLPNAK; the protein is encoded by the coding sequence ATGAATATTATCACTGCACCAACTATTCAAGAAACTATTTCAAAAATTTTCATGAATGAAACAGAAAATTTAAACCAAATTGATGGGTTGGATAAATTTTTTGAAGTTGAGACACAATTAATGTATGAAATTCATCACTTGGAAAAAGAGCGTGCGAAAGAAACATTGAGAGAGTTAATCGATATGCTTTCACTTCGTTCAGAAAAAAACATTATCCGATCAATCCGTAACTATTACATCATCTTGTCTTCTGTTATGGCGAGAAAACTTTACGAAATGCGTGTGCCGCCTAAAAAAGCGTTTGCTTTTAATGCAGCCTGTGTAGAGTTAGTGGATAAGCATATGAATGATTCGGAATTCATGTTTGTTGCAGACGAGTTGATAGAGTTTTTCGTATCGATTATTTCCGAACGCAAGCAACCTTCTTTTGGTCACCAAACGGTCAATAAAGTTGTTATTTACATCAATGATGAAGTAGAGCGTGATTTGTCGGTCGAAGAAATTGCTAAACATTTCAATATCTCGACAAGTCATTTATCACGTATCTTTAGAGAACACGCTGGTATTACACTTGTTGAATACTTAAATGTTCGCCGCGTAGAAGAATCCCAATACTACCTTCGTCACTCAGACAAAGGGATTTCAGAAATTTCCAAGCAATTTCATTTCTGTAACCAAAGTTACTTTACGCGAATCTTTAAAAAATATACGGAAGTTACACCAAAGCAATTCCGTGATAGTCAGCATATTCCGTATTTCCGTTATACATTACCGAACGCTAAGTAA